Within the Gossypium raimondii isolate GPD5lz chromosome 12, ASM2569854v1, whole genome shotgun sequence genome, the region CACCGACCGTCGTGCTTACAAGATTGACCCAAGTAATCCAGGGTCGGATCTCGCCGGTGAAACAGCCGCCGCAATGGCCGCCGCTTCCATCGTCTTCCGCCGCTCCAATCCTGCCTATTCCAGAGAGCTTCTTCGCCATGCCTACCAGGTATGGTGTTTACACACTCTTTCACAGTTCCCAAACACTGCCCTTTTCAGTCAAAAAGCTTAGACCGTAGTAAATAGGTAGTTATAGACAGTTGCTCGCTCTTTTGTAAAAGATGTCGTTATTGTTGGATTATTAACTTcatggttttgaaattgaaaattatataatgcGGGTAAACTTTTTCGGCGCATAATTAGGATCATTGGAGCACTTCGCTTTACGCCGTCCATCACGGCCAATTACTTCTCCTTTTGACCGTACAGATCTTAAACCAAAAGCCGCAATTTTCCCCTCACGTGCCAACATTTGTCGGTGCTCTTAATAAAACTCCATGTCCCAAAGTACCCTTGCTTCTTTTCTCAACCATAACTCAATGCTAAGTTTGGTTATCCAAGTTTTTTGGGTAATGTATggtgtttaaattattaattttatctcctttttgcaataaattgaaataaaattattaatttataataatttaattattaaggtATCCTTTTGGATCCAATTTactaataaaactaattatttaaCATCTCCAGCTGTTCGAGTTTGCTGATAAATACAGAGGCAAATATGACAGCAGTATCACAGTTGCTCAAAAATACTACCGATCCATCAGTGGCTACAACGTAAGCttctctaatttttataaaaaattctatcGAAACAGTGGTCAGTTACAAAGGATTCGTGTTTAAATCTTCAATTCACAAATTCGAtcttatacaaaaatatatatatgttttatataaaaaatcataatttgcgTATACTTGAATTTAAATGTAGGATGAGTTGTTGTGGGCCGCTGCATGGCTGTACCAAGCTAGTAACAATAAATACTACTTGAACTATCTTGCGAAAAATGGTGACTCAATGGGTGGAACCGGCTGGGCCATGACTGAGTTCGGTTGGGACGTCAAGTATGCTGGGGTTCAGACCCTTGTCGCCAAGgtattattagttttttcaacTGTAAATTCGTTGTCTCCCATTATTGTACAATAATTGGTTATGCAGTTATATCTCATCAACATGTAGTTACTGTTTGTGGttcaatttgtttttaagtGGTATGTTCTGCATCACCTGCAGTTTTTAATGCAAGGTGAAGCTGGTCACCATGCACCAGTTTTCGAGAAGTACCGTCAGAAGGCGGAGTATTTCATGTGTTCATTGATCGGAAAGGGTAGCCGTAATATTCAGAAGACTCCCGGTGGTTTGATTTACAGACAGAGATGGAACAACATGCAGTTCGTGACAAGCGCTTCGTTCTTGGCAACTGTCTACTCTGATTATCTGACTTCCTATAGGGGAAGCTTGAAGTGTGCTGCTGGCAATGTTGCACCATCGGAGCTTCTTTCTTTTGCGAAATCTCAGGTGATTTATCGATCTCTTCATGGATTTAAATCTTTATACTTCTTATAAATGGTGACCAAGTTGAgccttttaacaattttttcgATGTTTTGCAATGTTGAATTCTCCAGGTGGATTACCTTCTTGGAGACAATCCAAGAGCTACAAGCTATATGGTTGGCTATGGAAACAATTATCCAAGACAAGTTCACCACCGAGGTTCTTCGATTGTTTCGATCAAGGTCAACCCTAAATTTGTTGCCTGCCGACAAGGTTACGCAACTTGGTATACAAGGAAAGCTAGTGATCCTAATGTCCTCACCGGTGCTTTGGTCGGAGGGCCTGATGCCTATGATAACTTTGCTGATGAAAGAGACAATTATGAGCAAACAGAGCCTGCTACCTATAACAATGCTCCACTTCTTGGCATTTTGGCTAGATTAGCTGGTGGTCATGGTGGATACAACCAACTCCTTCCTGGTAATTTTTAACCCTATATCGCCATTTAAGTTTTATGGTATTAACTTCTTCGAGTTTTCGCATGATGATCATTACCTTGGCTTTCCTGCAGTGGTTGCCCCAGCACCTAATCCTGTCATTGCCAAACTGAAACCGGCACCGAAGCCCAAACGGACTCCAACTCCTGGTATGTTCTAGTTTCTGTTTGGTTCCATGTCTCATTACAATAAGGTATTGAATGGCAAGATCTAAACATTAGGAATTTTTGCTTTGCAGCCTCATCTTCTAGTCCAATTACTATAAACCAGAAGATGACAACTTCCTGGAATCACAAGGGCAAGACTTACTACAGATATTCCACAGTAGTGACCAACAAGTCTTACAAGACAGTAAAGGCTCTCAAGCTCTCAATATCAAAGCTTTATGGTCCCATATGGGGTCTCACCAAGTCTGGCAATTCTTATGGTTTCCCAGAATGGCTCAACACTTTACCTGCTGGAAAGAGTCTTGAGTTTGTATACATCCATGCTGCTTCTCCTGCTGATGTCTCTGTTTCAAGCTACAATTTAGCTTAATATGGAAGACATTGCAAAAAATAAAGGGTAAGTTCCAACATGGTTCTGGGGTTGTGGTGTTAGAATTTGTGCAGCTATACAGAATGCGGTCAAAGAAAAGGGTTGGTTTtcctgtttttttttcttcgttGTTTGGGGATTTTCAACTCTACTTGTTGAATGGGTTATTTAATTAGGGTTCTACCAGATATTTAGTGGAAGATTGGAGGAGAAATAGATAGAATTGGGAGACAGTTAAAGAGAATGAAAATTGAGAAAGTAAACAAATTACTTCTCAATAAGATTTCAAGGAATCTGCTTTTTACTTCCTACTTACAGAACAGCA harbors:
- the LOC105765300 gene encoding endoglucanase 6 yields the protein MGKLMRLISMAPLFLLLCLPFAFGGHDYNQALSKSILFFEAQRSGYLPHNQRITWRANSGLNDGKASGVDLVGGYYDAGDNVKFGLPMAFTITMMSWSIIEYGKQMVANGELGHAMEAVKWGTDYFIKAHPQPYVLYGEVGDGNSDHYCWQRPEDMTTDRRAYKIDPSNPGSDLAGETAAAMAAASIVFRRSNPAYSRELLRHAYQLFEFADKYRGKYDSSITVAQKYYRSISGYNDELLWAAAWLYQASNNKYYLNYLAKNGDSMGGTGWAMTEFGWDVKYAGVQTLVAKFLMQGEAGHHAPVFEKYRQKAEYFMCSLIGKGSRNIQKTPGGLIYRQRWNNMQFVTSASFLATVYSDYLTSYRGSLKCAAGNVAPSELLSFAKSQVDYLLGDNPRATSYMVGYGNNYPRQVHHRGSSIVSIKVNPKFVACRQGYATWYTRKASDPNVLTGALVGGPDAYDNFADERDNYEQTEPATYNNAPLLGILARLAGGHGGYNQLLPVVAPAPNPVIAKLKPAPKPKRTPTPASSSSPITINQKMTTSWNHKGKTYYRYSTVVTNKSYKTVKALKLSISKLYGPIWGLTKSGNSYGFPEWLNTLPAGKSLEFVYIHAASPADVSVSSYNLA